DNA sequence from the Cyprinus carpio isolate SPL01 unplaced genomic scaffold, ASM1834038v1 S000006731, whole genome shotgun sequence genome:
TTCCAcacaagacatttaaaataaagaaggTAATTGCagttttttatctcaaaattctgacttttttcccagTTTTGcaaaagtttatatctcacaattatgatttatatttctaaattctCAGAAAATAGTCGGAACTGCAAGAAGACAGAAAAAGTTCACAGAATCGTGAAGAGATTTaaacacaattcagactttttcttccAATTTGTGTTCCAATCTCGCACCAAATTttcagaaagtcagaattgcaagataaaaagtttATGCAATTGcacctgcatttattttttgctccatGGCTAAAAATAATGCTTCCATGCAtttcttaataatttttaataataatattatgcttaattttattgcaaaatataatgAAGGTGAATATAAACGCACACATTTGTACGAGTTTGTGGATGACATTCGCCAGCTTATTATAAGACACAAAGACATGTTCGCTCTCTTTCCAGACAGCAAGCAGGCAGACTGGTGTTGGAGCAGATGGGGAGTTTCAGGACCGCTGTGCGGAATATCGCGCACTTGCCAATACTCGCACAGACTTCGTCTTCAGGCTACTTCAGGTGCTTCCTGACATGGGACCGTGAGAGTGCTTGCTGATCACCCAGCATGCTGATAAAGCTCCTGGAGGCACCGTGAGCCGTGTTTGATTGAGAGTGATGGCGGCGAGATAAATAGGTTTCTGCCACAGTACACCTGGCCTGATGAAATTGGCTTCGTTCAGATACCAGGCCCATAGCTGGAGAGTAAATATAATTCACGTGGTGACAATGTGTGGTGAAAAAGCCACATTAAATCCGGGACATGTGTTTGTTTGACCTACATTTTCTGCATGCTGTCAACTGTGTCGTACAATCCATTTCTCGGAACTAGGACTGGTGAAGGCTAATTAGTAATGGGGTCAGTCCCCCCCCCCTTTCTGTTTCTCACGACGAGCAACGAGTGCGAggctgttttttgtttgcatgcttttaacacaagaagtattaaagatacagtacaggtcaaaagtttggaaacattactatttttaatgtttttgaaagaagtctctcttctgctcatcaagcctgcattatatttgatcaaaaaattacaagaaacaacattaaatattgtgaaatattattacaacttaaaataatagttttctatttgaatatacttaaaaaaataaataaatttattcctgtgatgcaaagctgaattttcagcatcattactccaaccttcagtgtcacatgtaacatccagtctatccacatgatcatttagaaatcattctaatattctgatttattatagagtgttggaaacagttctgctgtctaatatatttgatgaataaaaggttaaaaagaactgcatttattcaaaataaaaataaaaaaattataataatatatattctaataatatatttttctttactatcacttttttatcaatttaacacatccttgctgaataaaagtattgatttttatttaaaaaagaaaagaaaaaaaaaattactgacccccaaattactgactagtagtgtatattgttattacaaaatattcccTCATTTTAAAGAACGCactagcttctttttttttaattttttattcatcaaagtatcctaacaaaagtatcacatgttctgaaaaaaaaatattaagcagcagaactgacTTAAACTTTGATAATCTAAAAAATTCCAGCACATTCGCACATCACCAGAAATAAGATGAAGAATTAACTTAGAGAAATGTGAAGCAAGGGAATAGCGATTATTTAGAGAGAGGAACAATTTATAATTTAGGTTGTAGAATGTATAAtccacaatattactatttttctgtattttgatgtcAAACGTAGAATCTGACAGCAAAGCTTGATCAGGAGGCAGAGAAAACTCAGTTtcaaaattagttaaaaatagtAATGGTTCACCCGACGTTTGAACCTGCTACTGTATATCTAAATATGACTAACATGTGTTGAGTCTTTTTGGTATCTTCATTTAAGTGCACAGGCCAGAGCCTATATGCTTTCCAGACACATTTCAGTGTGTCTCCTTgattaaattgtttacattttcagtGGTCTAAGACCAAATGTGGGTCACACTGCATAACAgctgatactttttttatttttaaaagaatgtctgaagaacaaatcaCTTTGGAAACTAGAaggaaatgtatcttgtttctctctcttactCAAAACAATTGCATAGAAACATACCTGTCTGGTGCCAACTAAATAACCTTTTCCCCCAAAGTTTGCGTGCCTGTAATTCAAGAAGTATAAAAGGTATAATAtcctttttagatttttaattcttaagaaaactttttctttttgttatctttattttaaagcCCTGAATAATTAAATCCCAGATATAAGGGATATCAATGGTGCACTCAGAAGTCCCAAATTTAGCACATTTCGTTTTTGGCCAAACTAAACAGTTTACTCTTGCAGCCATATTGAGATCCCCGTATCTCTGGGAATTGAACCATACATGGTCTGGAAAATGTAGAGATACCGAAAGAAAAGTATGTCATTCGAATACTCTTAACTTAAGACCCAAAATCTAAAATGGCATTAAGATATCTTGCCCCAATACTTCTTTGAGAGTTAGGCACATGACCAACTTGAAAATACgccttttttccacttttttaaaCTGTCATCGGTTGGCATATAGAATGTACGTatacaaagattgctaaagtcaaacAAGATTTGTACAAATACTGATTGACCAATCTCTGATGGAAAAATAACCATAATTATGCTGCAGTCTTTTCTAAAGTCAATTTTACCACCATGTGATCTGTGGCTGTCATCACTATTTATGTTTGTCTtctagaaaaatacaaataaataaaataacaaaatcaaaaatttgagcccGGGGGAACTTTCATGCATATTGGTTGATTTGACACAAAAATGACACTTACAGCTTAAATAAAAGTGATCAGATGCAGATCTTTTTGACCTGCTGGACGAGTTTGTAGGAATCTTGGTTCCTTCAGGTGTGTTTCCAGTGTGCTAGCACGTCATTTCCTCCCTCTGTGTGAAGTAATATTTCCAGTAGCAGAAGAGAGAGAAGGGGAAGAGGGGCCACAAAGCAGACATTCACAAAGCGTTAGGCCTGCCAGTATGCTGTGTTTGTGGAGCAGTCGTGTGCTGGTCTAGTCGATTAGCTCGTTTGCGCTAAGCGTAAACAGGTCTGCATCGTGGCATGTGGAAAGTGTGTTTTGCGGAGCGTGTTGTTTGCATTAAGTGACCCGAAATGAGCTGCCGGAGAGCATCTCCTGCAACGACGTTGTCAGAAAGactgattgtgtgtgttgtgcgcgGTTCTGTATTTGTCTCCCCAAAACAAAGTAAACTGCACAGAACTTTCAAGTCTATTGTCTTATCTAGCTATTACTATCTATCAACTATCATATCTACTCTTATCTATCATAgtatcgtatctatctatctatctactatctatctatctatcatctattatctatctatcatcttctatctatctatcatctctatATCAATCAACAAATTTTTGGTAAAAATAACTCATTTCATAAAActtatttcatatttacttatgttaatatttatctctattttattacattattattaatttgttatactATCTgctgcagtttatttttattaatatacttttttactctttatTCTATTTGTAGCTTTAATATGTTTATTGCTATATCTTATCCAGTCATGTACATATTGAgctatttggttttatttgaattacttgacatttatttgatttattttgcatttatttacgtACGTGTTATTGcgtttatttattgcattgtttttttctatgcatgcatttatttatttattgcttactTATTGATTGCTATTTATGGAATAATGACTTTTGCTGgtatttatttgctatttatttacttttggcaattcatttatttctatagttATTTAcgtgctgtttatttatttatttatttcacacttCCCAGTTGGTAGTTATAATCGCGTAATTTAAGCACAACAGAGCGTCAATGGGACGTCAGCCATATGTGTATGtggatgtgggtgtgtgtgtgtgtgtgtgtggtggtggtgtgtgtttatTAATTCCTTCGGGCTCGTGTGCGTTTTTCATCTAGACTTCAGTTTTCCCAGTCGGATCACGCAGTGCAAGCGAGAAGGCGGCTGGTGTGCTGTACGCGAGTAGGACGGATGAGGATGAGGAAGGGTGAGGTGAAGGGCCAGTCCTGTGGTGAGGCATAGCAGTGAGAGGAGGAGGCAACGCCCGGCTCCAGAGCCTGGCCAAGACCCATGGGAGCCCCACAGGAGACAGCAGGAGGTGCTGGCGTCTCCAAACAACTCATCACTCCAGCATCCACTCAGTACAAATCCAGATatgagcacacaaacacaattaaTGCTTAGTttctattttgttattattattattattttattttaacataatactTCAGCTGTTTTAATTTGCAACTAATAATGTTGCTACATGACAGATATAAATTcattaaacatgctttttctttCACTTGAAAAACAACTCctagtagggctgcacaattgaTCGGAATTTTCCTAATCTCGAATTCACGGtagccacaattacataatccgTTCAAAGCTtagcaattaatcgttcaaagtcccacttatgttattctgcacgcGCTTAAgaggcttttttttcttcctaccATTGTTATCTTTAAGGGTCTTCCAttggtttcattttagttttagtataacattataataccatgcatatttttacctttttatttaaagaagaaaccaatccgatgtatagttgacagttgaggcttaatactatagaaagcaataaaagtttttcagttagtgttttcagttgttgatttcatatataaaaaatctgGGCATGCAGTTCGCTTCAAACAAAGGTGTAACATCATTCATTAATCGGAATTAATAATGTCAGTAACAGTTGCAAAAGGAATAATCGAAATTATgattgtcataattttttttccatgcagCCTAAATCCTAGTATAAAAAGCgagtgttatttttttagtaatttgtttgtgttttcatttcgAAATTTTATTGTAGTTTAGGTGATTAATaatctgtgtaattatatatatataagattttagttattttaatgtgaactatcaagttaaactaaatgaaaaggagAAAATATTCCCTAGACCAACTAAGTTTTTagggtttttaaattttattaattttattgaactgtaatttttatttaatttttttcagttaacgtttatttatttcaaatgacaaaaaaaaaggtgtttatgGTTTTTAATCATGAGTATTTATAGCAATggtttacaaataattacaaaaataattgtgTGTACTGCATGTTGTTAAGGTAAATAGATAACATTGTTTATTCAAAAGATATAAACATAAtgtcaataaatataaattcaaaattaaaaatatttaaaaaaataaaaatactttggcTGGAAACGATGGACATATTTGATGCAACACATTACTGATTTATTAAAACCTGTTCAGACTGTTCAGCTAAGATCTTCTGAAAGCTCATTTATGTTAGTCAGCACCAACATTAATTGTGCATGTCCTGAAACGCTGCTTGTGATTCTACGTCAGGCTGTTGAGGGGCTAGCAGTCCATCCGGAGGGCCGTGCTGCTCGGCAGAATCAGGGTCCCTTCAGCGGCACCCTGAACAAATGCATCCTGCTAGCGCTGCTCATCGCCATCAGCATGGGCTTCGGACACTTCTACGGTGAGTCTGTCTTATTCACGTGCTCTTCTTATTAACCCTCAAAATGcacatcattcttttttttttcacacctgtTGACCAACCATTTCAGCatgaaaaattgatttattttttcatctgaaagtgaAAGATTATTCAagtaatatgaatttattttggtCAAAAACTTTTCAGAGtaacatttatgttgtttttgatttttatttgtttttaatatatgggGTTTTCTAGCAACCGTAATTTAAATTCCATTCATTCCAACGGGTTAATACTGGAAATTCTCAGTTTATATGTTCTTATAAATATCATACAGTGatatattcaaataagatttctcataaatattgaaaaaaatatttatgtattttgcttcatagttttttttggtttagttcatatgtaattttaaattcaaagcatttctttaattttaaaattaaaggcaGTGAAAACATAGTAACATTCAGAACTCCAATCCACTCATTAATGAGAAGTTGCTTATCAGATACAGtatggttttagttaaaaaatattaagttatgacTGTTTTATTAAGCAATGATTCTTTGGGGTCCAATCGGACCTGGAATGCAAAAATCATATAcagattttaattgcattataagGGATTAAATGATCTAAAGTGGAACTCAAGATTGTAATTTTCCTTACTGAaccagaatgtgtgtgtgtgtgtgtgcgtgtgtgtgtgtgtgtgggtgcgtgtgtgtgtgtgtgtgtgtgtgtgtgtgtgtgtgtgtgtgcgctccaGGCACAGTCCAGATTCAGGAGAGGCAGAGGATCGTGGAAAAGAGTCGCGTGTGATGACTGGAAGGCGTTGAAGGAGAGCGGATGTGTAAGAAGGGTCCGTCAGTCACATCCGCCACTGAGCTTACCCTTCCTGATGAGGCATAGTCCTTTATTACATACACGCATCTCAAACAATCATTTCTTATCACACACCCGACAGGGCtcatttttttttgagcaatcaAATCGCTAAAGTTGCACCGTTTTGGAAAATAGCGCTCTGTGTTTTGCTGATTTCTCCTTTTGTCATGGTGAACTTTGATTTCAGCTTTTATTGTCCTGTAGCTTTTCTGCTGATAATTTCCTCTCAGATTAAGCTTCAGATGCTGAG
Encoded proteins:
- the LOC122144598 gene encoding cell cycle progression protein 1-like, whose product is MKTASRQTGVGADGEFQDRCAEYRALANTRTDFVFRLLQVLPDMGPASPVVRHSSERRRQRPAPEPGQDPWEPHRRQQEAVEGLAVHPEGRAARQNQGPFSGTLNKCILLALLIAISMGFGHFYGTVQIQERQRIVEKSRV